One part of the Arabidopsis thaliana chromosome 4, partial sequence genome encodes these proteins:
- the FRS9 gene encoding FAR1-related sequence 9 (FAR1-related sequence 9 (FRS9); FUNCTIONS IN: zinc ion binding; INVOLVED IN: response to red or far red light; LOCATED IN: cellular_component unknown; EXPRESSED IN: 17 plant structures; EXPRESSED DURING: 10 growth stages; CONTAINS InterPro DOMAIN/s: Zinc finger, PMZ-type (InterPro:IPR006564), MULE transposase, conserved domain (InterPro:IPR018289), Zinc finger, SWIM-type (InterPro:IPR007527); BEST Arabidopsis thaliana protein match is: FAR1-related sequence 5 (TAIR:AT4G38180.1); Has 1073 Blast hits to 1051 proteins in 28 species: Archae - 0; Bacteria - 2; Metazoa - 2; Fungi - 2; Plants - 1067; Viruses - 0; Other Eukaryotes - 0 (source: NCBI BLink).), translating into MAIIAVAELVEEVSMSRVEHVLNYLKRRQLENPGFLYAIEDDCGNVFWADPTCRLNYTYFGDTLVFDTTYRRGKRYQVPFAAFTGFNHHGQPVLFGCALILNESESSFAWLFQTWLQAMSAPPPPSITVEPDRLIQVAVSRVFSQTRLRFSQPLIFEETEEKLAHVFQAHPTFESEFINCVTETETAAEFEASWDSIVRRYYMEDNDWLQSIYNARQQWVRVFIRDTFYGELSTNEGSSILNSFFQGFVDASTTMQMLIKQYEKAIDSWREKELKADYEATNSTPVMKTPSPMEKQAASLYTRAAFIKFQEEFVETLAIPANIISDSGTHTTYRVAKFGEVHKGHTVSFDSLEVKANCSCQMFEYSGIICRHILAVFSAKNVLALPSRYLLRRWTKEAKIRGTEEQPEFSNGCQESLNLCFNSLRQEATKYVEEGAKSIQIYKVAMDALDEAAKKVAAASNRTPGTRLPNGEAYPSEEARETANATNHPGGEKERTILELTAELERTGQRCEVYRANLLSILRDMEEQKFQLSLKVQNARLSLKE; encoded by the exons TGGCAGAATTAGTGGAAGAAGTAAGCATGAGCAGGGTCGAGCATGTATTGAACTATCTGAAACGTAGGCAGCTCGAGAATCCTGGTTTCTTATATGCAATTGAGGACGATTGTGGGAATGTTTTCTGGGCGGATCCAACTTGCAGGTTGAATTACACCTACTTTGGTGATACCCTAGTCTTTGACACCACCTATAGGAGGGGTAAGAGGTATCAAGTGCCATTTGCTGCCTTCACCGGGTTCAACCATCATGGGCAGCCTGTTCTTTTTGGTTGTGCTCTCATACTCAACGAGTCTGAGTCCTCCTTTGCGTGGCTTTTCCAAACTTGGCTTCAAGCAATGTCTGCTCCCCCTCCTCCTTCTATTACAGTTGAACCAGATCGCCTGATACAGGTTGCTGTTTCTCGAGTTTTCAGTCAAACCCGCCTTCGTTTCAGCCAGCCCCTCATCTTCGAGGAAACTGAGGAGAAACTTGCTCACGTCTTTCAGGCTCATCCTACCTTTGAATCCGAATTTATAAATTGCGTTACTGAGACAGAAACGGCTGCCGAGTTTGAGGCATCTTGGGACTCTATCGTCAGGAGATATTATATGGAGGATAACGACTGGCTCCAGTCCATTTATAATGCTAGACAACAGTGGGTCCGTGTTTTCATCCGAGACACCTTTTATGGAGAGCTGTCTACAAATGAAGGAAGCAGCATTTTGAACTCATTCTTCCAAGGGTTTGTGGATGCATCAACTACAATGCAAATGCTCATAAAACAGTATGAGAAAGCAATTGATAGTTGGCGTGAGAAAGAACTGAAAGCAGATTACGAAGCAACTAACTCTACTCCAGTTATGAAGACGCCCTCTCCCATGGAAAAGCAAGCTGCTAGCCTCTATACAAGGGCAGCATTCATCAAGTTTCAGGAGGAGTTTGTTGAGACCCTTGCAATTCCTGCAAATATAATTAGTGATTCAGGAACTCACACTACTTATCGTGTCGCTAAGTTCGGAGAAGTTCACAAAGGTCATACTGTCAGTTTTGACTCTCTTGAGGTGAAAGCTAATTGCAGCTGTCAAATGTTTGAGTATTCAGGGATTATATGTAGACACATATTGGCGGTGTTCAGTGCCAAAAATGTTCTTGCTCTTCCATCTCGGTATCTACTGAGGCGATGGACCAAAGAAGCAAAGATTAGAGGCACTGAGGAACAACCTGAGTTTTCAAATGGCTGTCAAGAATCTTTAAATCTCTGCTTCAACAGTCTACGCCAAGAAGCAACCAAGTATGTCGAGGAAGGTGCCAAATCTATTCAGATCTATAAAGTTGCAATGGATGCTTTGGATGAAGCTGCCAAGAAGGTTGCTGCTGCAAGTAACAGAACACCTGGAACTAGGCTTCCCAATGGGGAAGCTTACCCGTCCGAGGAAGCTCGAGAAACAGCAAATGCAACGAATCATCCAGGG GGTGAAAAAGAGAGGACGATACTTGAACTGACAGCTGAGTTGGAGAGGACAGGCCAGCGATGTGAAGTTTATCGAGCAAACCTGCTGTCTATTTTGAGAGATATGGAAGAACAGAAGTTTCAGCTATCCCTCAAGGTACAAAATGCTAGACTAAGCTTGAAAGAGTGA